A portion of the Lolium rigidum isolate FL_2022 chromosome 1, APGP_CSIRO_Lrig_0.1, whole genome shotgun sequence genome contains these proteins:
- the LOC124652903 gene encoding LOW QUALITY PROTEIN: pentatricopeptide repeat-containing protein At1g43980, mitochondrial (The sequence of the model RefSeq protein was modified relative to this genomic sequence to represent the inferred CDS: inserted 1 base in 1 codon; deleted 9 bases in 7 codons), with amino-acid sequence MIRGYVDSGRADEAFRLVRTMRELGVRPSDFTFSILSSAVCSARHGMQVQAAAVRHGSAHRSAVVGNTLIDMLAARRPLRNIAVRVFRSMNQRDIVSVNSVMSVYKDDGQSSQLFECFQTIRSLGLSVDEFSVSAALSMCTDDEDLAKGGQILALCVKMGLLSHLIVSSAVIDLLCVCDRLADAVRFFFQRNGGMGPSETCNAMISGYARGGTMEPALELFLLSLRKGICPTGFTFASLLRCSSCFGLLEQGTQIHALVSKLGFEDDVIVATALVDMYCKLGSVNHARILFSRVCVKDLVLWNTMIIGLLHNGRGSKEALQMFWQMLKSDILGRNRITLXGVLSACMPWSCLVEEGMRLISMFKSNYHVVLGLEHNACVVDMLSRAGLFSEAVDFAENKLQKCNVAAFSNILEACVIQGDFDMAELVAEKMVTLKPRSSLPYIVLAQTYGARCKWDSMARMWRAMEDQGAKKVQGYSWLCIKNEMHVFTSSQILPHGRESYRCSVRSVVLGHDGSQICAHGCVDC; translated from the exons ATGATCCGTGGCTACGTCGACAGCGGGCGCGCCGACGAGGCGTTCAGGCTCGTGCGCACGATGAGGGAGCTCGGAGTCAGGCCCAGCGACTTCACATTTTCCATTCTTTCGTCCGCCGTCTGCTCTGCTCGCCACGGGATGCAGGTTCAAGCAGCCGCCGTCCGCCATGGCTCCGCTCATCGCAGCGCTGTGGTCGGAAACACGCTCATCGACATGTTGGCGGCGCGTCGGCCTCTTCGCAATATCGCCGTGCGCGTGTTTCGGAGCATGAATCAGCGGGACATTGTTTCTGTCAACTCTGTCATGTCAGTGTACAAGGATGATGGCCAGAGCAGCCAACTGTTTGAGTGCTTCCAGACCATCAGGAGCCTT GGGCTTTCGGTTGACGAGTTCAGTGTATCAGCGGCGCTCAGCATGTGCACGGATGATGAGGATTTGGCTAAGGGCGGCCAGATCTTGGCCCTC TGTGTCAAAATGGGGCTCCTATCTCATTTGATTGTTTCTAGTGCTGTTATTGACCTGCTATGTGTGTGCGACAGGCTGGCTGATGCTGTTCGGTTTTTTTTTCAAAGGAATGGCGGCATGGGTCCGTCAGAAACTTGTAATGCGATGATTTCAGGCTATGCCAGGGGCGGGACCATGGAACCAGCTCTGGAG CTCTTTTTGTTGTCACTGCGAAAGGGTATTTGTCCAACTGGGTTCACCTTTGCT AGCCTGCTGAGGTGCAGTTCTTGTTTTGGTTTGCTGGAGCAGGGAACTCAAATCCATGCTCTGGTTTCTAAACTA GGGTTCGAGGATGATGTAATTGTTGCCACTGCCCTCGTTGATATGTAC TGTAAATTAGGTTCTGTGAATCATGCCAGGATACTCTTCAGCAGAGTTTGTGTCAAGGATCTGGTATTGTGGAATACAATGATTATCGGCCTT CTGCATAATGGGAGAGGGAGTAAAGAAGCTCTTCAAATGTTTTGGCAGATGCTGAAAAGTGATATCCTTGGCCGGAATAGAATTACTC TTGGAGTTTTATCTGCTTGTATGCCCTGGTCGTGCCTGGTTGAGGAAGGAATGCGATTAATTTCCATGTTTAAATCCAATTATCATGTTGTTCTTGGTTTGGAGCACAACGCATGTGTGGTTGACATGTTAAGCCGTGCAGGATTGTTTAGTGAGGCAGTAGATTTTGCAGAGAACAAGCTGCAGAAGTGTaatgtcgcggctttttccaatATTCTTGAGGCGTGCGTGATTCAAGGGGATTTTGACATGGCAGAGTTAGTTGCCGAGAAGATGGTGACACTGAAACCTCGGTCCTCACTGCCATATATTGTTTTGGCCCAAACATATGGTGCCAGATGTAAGTGGGATAGCATGGCCAGAATGTGGAGGGCAATGGAAGATCAAGGAGCAAAGAAGGTTCAGGGGTATAGCTGGCTCTGTATCAAGAATGAAATGCATGTGTTTACATCTTCACAAATATTGCCTCATGGAAGAGAGAGTTACAGATGCAGTGTTAGATCTGTTGTTTTGGGACATGATGGATCACAAATATGTGCTCATGGATGTGTTGACTGTTGA